In a genomic window of Tachysurus vachellii isolate PV-2020 chromosome 13, HZAU_Pvac_v1, whole genome shotgun sequence:
- the LOC132855933 gene encoding uncharacterized protein LOC132855933 isoform X1 has protein sequence MMLMWITVMLFADSTQTASDDAPNPVITADVGDNVTLYCVHLQVITNPIIWYKQKVGHKPRVMVTVQGEPSYEDGFEAQKFIIKKEQTGISLSIAYVEPSDEAIYYCGFITFVTSFANGTFLSVKGTEDVSVSVWQRGVMDSVPAGASVTLQCSVLSESRAAELQVLWFRAAPPQSHPQIIYTHHNSSRQCESDSYTHTCVYNFSKNILSLSDTGTYYCAVLLCGKIIFGNGTSVQMENFERSVDPVVIFLGVALGLCVVVILALIFLITCKGRNEARLKHGSVTDKTLNQDCDFVEVNYSVLHFNERRVKRGRVKKQQPRDVIYSDVRHLK, from the exons ATGATGCTGATGTGGATAACTGTGATGCTTTTTG CAGATTCCACACAGACAGCCAGCGACGATGCGCCGAATCCAGTGATCACTGCTGATGTTGGAGATAACGTGACTCTGTACTGCGTTCATCTGCAAGTCATCACAAATCCCATCATTTGGTACAAACAAAAAGTAGGACACAAGCCTCGTGTGATGGTGACAGTTCAAGGTGAACCCAGTTACGAAGATGGGTTCGAGGCACAAAAATTCATCATTAAGAAAGAACAAACGGGGATCAGTTTATCAATTGCTTACGTGGAACCATCAGATGAAGCCATTTATTACTGTGGATTTATAACATTTGTTACGAGCTTTGCAAATGGAACGTTTTTATCCGTTAAAG GTACTGAAGATGTGAGTGTCTCGGTGTGGCAGCGCGGCGTGATGGACTCGGTTCCTGCAGGAGCCTCAGTGACTCTGCAGTGCTCGGTTCTCTCTGAGAGCAGAGCAGCAGAACTCCAAGTGCTCTGGTTCAGAGCTGCTCCACCACAATCCCATCCTCAAATCATTTACACTCATCACAACAGCAGCCGTCAGTGTGAGAGcgactcttatacacacacctgtgtgtacaACTTCTCCAAGAACATCCTCAGCCTCAGTGATACTGGAACTTACTACTGCGCTGTGCTCTTGTGTGGGAAGATCATCTTCGGGAACGGGACATCGGTACAGATGGAGAACTTTG AGAGATCTGTGGATCCTGTCGTGATCTTTCTCGGTGTAGCTTTGGgactgtgtgtggttgtgatcTTAGCATTGATCTTTCTCATAACCTGTAAAGGAAGAAACGAAG CGAGACTAAAACACGGCTCTGTGACGGACAAGACGCTCAATCAG GACTGTGACTTTGTGGAGGTGAATTACAGCGTTTTACATTTCAATGAGAGGAGAGTCAAAAGAGGACGAGTCAAGAAACAACAACCGAGAGATGTTATTTATTCTGACGTCCGACAtcttaaataa
- the LOC132855613 gene encoding uncharacterized protein LOC132855613, producing the protein MFYTDLTLKMIMKMMLMWITAMLFNKTDSAEIQYVSQPNPLLAADVGDNVTLHCFRSGGENTGVIYWYKQKVGHEPRVMITVQHEPDYEDEFQPPKFSIEREETSIHLKIANVGRSDEAVYYCGRRKFLTMFGNGTFLSVKDDRDVKVSVWQRGVLDSVPAGASVTLQCSVLSESRAAELQVLWFRAAPPQSHPQIISTHHNSSRQCESGSSTHTCVYNFSKNILSLNDTGTYYCAVLLCGKIIFGNGTRIQMERSLGPVMIYISVALGLCLVVIFTLIFALTYEGTNSNEDRVRLKPGSVTEKTLDKDCDTVEVNYAALHFKERRDKRGRVKKQQAIKDIIYSDVRHLSSSTLRVLPCLKMTPLWILVLSLNIRTQAVDFSRPSFLLVKPGERVTLNCSLGHFKSSESVFWYKQIFGEMPQEIGKRLAYKHINGLTEFKTSGFVMEKKDKNFFLIIPHIKDKDEGLYYCGKSFMDDFLLSSGTFLAVTDDGDAKVSVFQHGLWDSVRCESGSSTHTCVYNFSKNILSLNDTGTYYCAVALCGKIIFGNGTQILMENVPEMVIYLPVVVVVCVIVIFAQAFIICKMRYWEQFRVRSQKRSATEKNSSQGRDAEELNYAALHFNKKKNTNRVKRKEKNPEDFCVYSTVRSAT; encoded by the exons ATGTTCTACACAGACCTCACACTGAAGATGATTATGAAGATGATGCTGATGTGGATTACAGCGAtgctttttaataaaactg ACTCTGCCGAGATACAATACGTCTCTCAGCCGAATCCACTGCTCGCTGCTGATGTTGGTGATAACGTGACGCTGCACTGCTTTAGATCAGGAGGAGAAAACACCGGAGTTATCTATTGGTACAAGCAAAAAGTCGGACACGAGCCTCGTGTGATGATCACAGTTCAACACGAACCCGATTACGAAGATGAGTTCCAGCCTCCAAAATTCAGCATCGAGAGAGAAGAAACgagtattcatttaaaaatcgCTAACGTCGGACGGTCAGACGAAGCCGTGTATTACTGTGGACGCAGAAAATTTTTGACAATGTTTGGAAATGGAACATTTTTATCAGTCAAAG ATGACAGAGAtgtaaaagtgagtgtgtggcAGCGCGGCGTGTTGGACTCGGTTCCTGCAGGAGCCTCAGTGACTCTGCAGTGCTCGGTTCTCTCTGAGAGCAGAGCAGCAGAACTCCAAGTGCTCTGGTTCAGAGCTGCTCCACCACAATCCCATCCTCAAATCATTTCCACTCATCACAACAGCAGCCGTCAGTGTGAGAGCGGCTCttctacacacacctgtgtgtacaACTTCTCCAAGAACATCCTCAGCCTCAACGATACTGGAACTTACTACTGCGCTGTGCTCCTGTGTGGGAAGATCATCTTCGGGAACGGGACACGAATACAGATGG agagatCTCTGGGTCCTGTAATGATCTACATCTCTGTGGCTTTGGGACTGTGTTTGGTTGTGATATTCACTTTAATCTTTGCTCTAACCTATGAAGGGACAAACAGTAATGAAGACAGAG TGAGACTTAAACCAGGTTCTGTGACCGAAAAGACCCTCGACAAG GACTGTGACACTGTGGAGGTGAATTACGCTGCCTTACATTTTAAAGAGCGGAGAGACAAAAGAGGAAGAGTCAAGAAACAACAAGCTATTAAAGATATTATCTATTCTGACGTGCGACATCTTTC CAGCTCCACCTTGAGGGTGCTTCCCTGTCTAAAGATGACGCCTCTGTGGATTCTTGTCTTATCTCTTAACATAAGAA CCCAAGCTGTGGATTTTTCCAGACCATCGTTTCTCTTGGTCAAACCTGGAGAACGTGTTACTCTTAACTGTTCATTGGGACATTTTAAATCTTCTGAAAGTGTTTTCTGGTACAAACAAATATTTGGAGAAATGCCTCAAGAAATAGGAAAAAGATTAGCGTATAAGCACATCAACGGTTTGACCGAGTTTAAGACGTCAGGATTTGTAATGGAGAAAAAGGATAAGAACTTTTTTCTGATAATTCCACATATAAAAGACAAAGACGAAGGACTTTACTACTGTGGAAAAAGTTTCATGGACGATTTTTTATTATCCAGTGGAACGTTCTTGGCTGTAACAG ATGACGGAGATGCAAAAGTCTCAGTGTTTCAGCACGGCCTGTGGGACTCGGTCCGGTGTGAGAGCGGCTCttctacacacacctgtgtgtacaACTTCTCCAAGAACATCCTCAGCCTCAATGATACTGGAACTTACTACTGCGCTGTGGCCCTGTGTGGGAAGATCATCTTCGGGAACGGGACACAAATACTGATGGAGAATGTTCCAGAAATGG TGATCTACCTCCCTGTAGTGGTGgtcgtgtgtgtgattgtgatctTCGCTCAAGCTTTTATAATCTGTAAAATGAGATACTGGGAACAATTTAGAG TGAGATCTCAAAAACGTTctgcaacagaaaaaaactccaGTCAG GGTCGCGATGCAGAGGAGTTGAATTACGCTGCTTTACATttcaataagaagaagaataccaACAGagtgaaaagaaaggaaaaaaatcctgaagatttttgtgtttattctaCAGTGAGATCTGCGACCTAG
- the LOC132855930 gene encoding uncharacterized protein LOC132855930 isoform X1 produces MMMLMWITLVLFSQTGSAQKNVLHQPNSVITAASGENVTLQCIRTNKKSTDPIIWYKQAAGHEPCVIVTIQKLAPNPIFEDEFKSPRFNVENLKESCNLKINNVEPSDEAMYYCGIKIFTIQFGKGTFLSVKDDRDVKVSVRQSGVLDSVPAGASVTLQCSVLSESRAAELQVLWFRAAPPQSHPQIIYTHHNSSHQCESDSSTHTCVYNFSKNILSLNDTGSYYCAVLLCGKIIFGNGTLIKLKESVDAVVICLTVALGVCALVISVQALLICNQRNHKQHTKGETTVKRSNQTNSQDHEFELNYAALHFNKKKTKGGTRTRKQTQEPLYSDVRSLTAM; encoded by the exons atgatgatgctgatgtggATTACATTGGTGCTTTTTAGTCAAACCG GTTCTGCACAAAAGAACGTCCTCCATCAGCCAAACTCTGTGATCACTGCTGCTTCTGGTGAAAACGTGACTCTACAGTGCATTCGAACGAACAAAAAAAGCACCGATCCTATTATTTGGTACAAACAAGCAGCAGGACACGAGCCTTGTGTAATTGTCACAATTCAAAAACTAGCACCAAATCCTATTTTTGAAGATGAGTTCAAATCCCCGAGGTTTAATGttgagaatttaaaagaaagcTGCAATTTGAAAATTAATAACGTGGAACCGTCAGATGAAGCCATGTATTACTGCGGAATAAAGATATTTACAATACAGTTTGGGAAAGGAACATTTTTATCAGTGAAAG ATGACAGAGATGTAAAAGTGAGTGTGAGGCAGAGCGGCGTGTTGGACTCGGTTCCTGCAGGAGCCTCAGTGACTCTGCAGTGCTCGGTTCTCTCTGAGAGCAGAGCAGCAGAACTCCAAGTGCTCTGGTTCAGAGCTGCTCCACCACAATCCCATCCTCAAATCATTTACACTCATCACAACAGCAGCCATCAGTGTGAGAGCGACTCttctacacacacctgtgtgtacaACTTCTCCAAGAACATCCTCAGCCTCAATGATACTGGAAGTTACTACTGCGCTGTGCTCCTGTGTGGGAAGATCATCTTCGGGAACGGGACACTAATAAAATTGA AAGAATCTGTGGATGCTGTAGTGATCTGCCTCACTGTAGCTTTAGGAGTGTGTGCGCTTGTGATCTCTGTACAAGCGCTTTTAATCTGTAACCAGAGAAACCACAAACAGCACACAA AAGGAGAAACCACTGTGAAAAGATCTAATCAAACAAACTCTCAG GACCATGAATTTGAGCTGAATTATGCTGccttacattttaataaaaagaaaaccaaaggAGGGACAAGAACGAGAAAACAAACTCAAGAACCTTTGTACTCTGATGTCAGGTCTCTCACTGCTATGTAG
- the LOC132855933 gene encoding uncharacterized protein LOC132855933 isoform X2, whose product MMLMWITVMLFDSTQTASDDAPNPVITADVGDNVTLYCVHLQVITNPIIWYKQKVGHKPRVMVTVQGEPSYEDGFEAQKFIIKKEQTGISLSIAYVEPSDEAIYYCGFITFVTSFANGTFLSVKGTEDVSVSVWQRGVMDSVPAGASVTLQCSVLSESRAAELQVLWFRAAPPQSHPQIIYTHHNSSRQCESDSYTHTCVYNFSKNILSLSDTGTYYCAVLLCGKIIFGNGTSVQMENFERSVDPVVIFLGVALGLCVVVILALIFLITCKGRNEARLKHGSVTDKTLNQDCDFVEVNYSVLHFNERRVKRGRVKKQQPRDVIYSDVRHLK is encoded by the exons ATGATGCTGATGTGGATAACTGTGATGCTTTTTG ATTCCACACAGACAGCCAGCGACGATGCGCCGAATCCAGTGATCACTGCTGATGTTGGAGATAACGTGACTCTGTACTGCGTTCATCTGCAAGTCATCACAAATCCCATCATTTGGTACAAACAAAAAGTAGGACACAAGCCTCGTGTGATGGTGACAGTTCAAGGTGAACCCAGTTACGAAGATGGGTTCGAGGCACAAAAATTCATCATTAAGAAAGAACAAACGGGGATCAGTTTATCAATTGCTTACGTGGAACCATCAGATGAAGCCATTTATTACTGTGGATTTATAACATTTGTTACGAGCTTTGCAAATGGAACGTTTTTATCCGTTAAAG GTACTGAAGATGTGAGTGTCTCGGTGTGGCAGCGCGGCGTGATGGACTCGGTTCCTGCAGGAGCCTCAGTGACTCTGCAGTGCTCGGTTCTCTCTGAGAGCAGAGCAGCAGAACTCCAAGTGCTCTGGTTCAGAGCTGCTCCACCACAATCCCATCCTCAAATCATTTACACTCATCACAACAGCAGCCGTCAGTGTGAGAGcgactcttatacacacacctgtgtgtacaACTTCTCCAAGAACATCCTCAGCCTCAGTGATACTGGAACTTACTACTGCGCTGTGCTCTTGTGTGGGAAGATCATCTTCGGGAACGGGACATCGGTACAGATGGAGAACTTTG AGAGATCTGTGGATCCTGTCGTGATCTTTCTCGGTGTAGCTTTGGgactgtgtgtggttgtgatcTTAGCATTGATCTTTCTCATAACCTGTAAAGGAAGAAACGAAG CGAGACTAAAACACGGCTCTGTGACGGACAAGACGCTCAATCAG GACTGTGACTTTGTGGAGGTGAATTACAGCGTTTTACATTTCAATGAGAGGAGAGTCAAAAGAGGACGAGTCAAGAAACAACAACCGAGAGATGTTATTTATTCTGACGTCCGACAtcttaaataa
- the LOC132855930 gene encoding uncharacterized protein LOC132855930 isoform X2 yields MMMLMWITLVLFSQTGSAQKNVLHQPNSVITAASGENVTLQCIRTNKKSTDPIIWYKQAAGHEPCVIVTIQKLAPNPIFEDEFKSPRFNVENLKESCNLKINNVEPSDEAMYYCGIKIFTIQFGKGTFLSVKDDRDVKVSVRQSGVLDSVPAGASVTLQCSVLSESRAAELQVLWFRAAPPQSHPQIIYTHHNSSHQCESDSSTHTCVYNFSKNILSLNDTGSYYCAVLLCGKIIFGNGTLIKLKESVDAVVICLTVALGVCALVISVQALLICNQRNHKQHTRETTVKRSNQTNSQDHEFELNYAALHFNKKKTKGGTRTRKQTQEPLYSDVRSLTAM; encoded by the exons atgatgatgctgatgtggATTACATTGGTGCTTTTTAGTCAAACCG GTTCTGCACAAAAGAACGTCCTCCATCAGCCAAACTCTGTGATCACTGCTGCTTCTGGTGAAAACGTGACTCTACAGTGCATTCGAACGAACAAAAAAAGCACCGATCCTATTATTTGGTACAAACAAGCAGCAGGACACGAGCCTTGTGTAATTGTCACAATTCAAAAACTAGCACCAAATCCTATTTTTGAAGATGAGTTCAAATCCCCGAGGTTTAATGttgagaatttaaaagaaagcTGCAATTTGAAAATTAATAACGTGGAACCGTCAGATGAAGCCATGTATTACTGCGGAATAAAGATATTTACAATACAGTTTGGGAAAGGAACATTTTTATCAGTGAAAG ATGACAGAGATGTAAAAGTGAGTGTGAGGCAGAGCGGCGTGTTGGACTCGGTTCCTGCAGGAGCCTCAGTGACTCTGCAGTGCTCGGTTCTCTCTGAGAGCAGAGCAGCAGAACTCCAAGTGCTCTGGTTCAGAGCTGCTCCACCACAATCCCATCCTCAAATCATTTACACTCATCACAACAGCAGCCATCAGTGTGAGAGCGACTCttctacacacacctgtgtgtacaACTTCTCCAAGAACATCCTCAGCCTCAATGATACTGGAAGTTACTACTGCGCTGTGCTCCTGTGTGGGAAGATCATCTTCGGGAACGGGACACTAATAAAATTGA AAGAATCTGTGGATGCTGTAGTGATCTGCCTCACTGTAGCTTTAGGAGTGTGTGCGCTTGTGATCTCTGTACAAGCGCTTTTAATCTGTAACCAGAGAAACCACAAACAGCACACAA GAGAAACCACTGTGAAAAGATCTAATCAAACAAACTCTCAG GACCATGAATTTGAGCTGAATTATGCTGccttacattttaataaaaagaaaaccaaaggAGGGACAAGAACGAGAAAACAAACTCAAGAACCTTTGTACTCTGATGTCAGGTCTCTCACTGCTATGTAG